The following proteins come from a genomic window of Polyangiaceae bacterium:
- the recN gene encoding DNA repair protein RecN, with protein MLSYLRIRGLALLDDVALELGGGLNVLTGETGAGKSIIIDALTLLRGVRSRAELVRAGESAATVDAAFELQGSTLHHVRGVLSGHGLPAEEAAGLVLSRVAPRSGRGRVMVQGELTTQSVLGEIGEELLDVCSQHEHHSLTRPARHLELLDAYGRLEADVAEYGEAYRAWREAVDELSALRERARDGGQRADFLRFQIEELTRVAPESGEYAELSSRLELVRDAHQWAAFAASALDVLNEADDSVVARLSVLAEQARRGAQASARLSEMAGQLEAARIACGEAVHLAERLADSVEIEPGELDRIEARMSELESLRRKHGVEVDQLGERLDEMRAELAGIDGAEDAIAALEEQVSKRHAAARKLALMLSERRRASAKRLAKALCVELSELSLPGARLEAVVETLSELSPRGLDAVELSFSANVGEPLAPLTRVASGGELSRVLLAIKGVLSTGDSVATYVFDEVDAGVGGAVAEAIGRRLTKAADGHQVLCITHLPQIAAFADRHFRVEKTTENGRTLTRVRRLSEEESVEEIARMLGGATITDSARRHARALREQARGRAPAKVVPLRRRAAAPRRRMSV; from the coding sequence ATGCTCTCCTACCTCCGAATCCGTGGCTTGGCGCTGCTCGACGACGTGGCTCTGGAGCTCGGCGGCGGGCTCAATGTGCTCACCGGCGAAACTGGAGCGGGCAAGTCGATCATCATCGACGCGCTCACGTTGTTGCGCGGCGTCAGGTCACGGGCGGAGCTCGTGCGCGCGGGGGAGAGCGCGGCCACGGTAGATGCGGCGTTCGAGCTTCAGGGTTCCACGCTCCATCACGTGCGCGGTGTGCTCTCCGGGCACGGCCTGCCGGCGGAAGAAGCGGCAGGCCTCGTGCTCAGCCGCGTGGCGCCCCGCAGTGGGCGTGGGCGCGTGATGGTGCAGGGAGAGCTCACCACGCAAAGCGTGCTCGGCGAGATCGGGGAAGAGCTCTTGGATGTGTGCAGTCAGCACGAGCATCATTCCCTCACGCGGCCGGCGCGGCACCTGGAGCTGCTCGACGCCTACGGCCGGCTGGAAGCGGACGTCGCGGAGTACGGCGAGGCGTACCGCGCTTGGCGGGAGGCCGTGGACGAGCTGTCGGCACTGCGAGAGCGCGCGCGGGATGGCGGACAGCGAGCGGACTTTCTGCGCTTCCAGATCGAGGAGCTCACGCGCGTGGCGCCGGAATCCGGGGAATACGCCGAGCTTTCGTCGCGCCTCGAGCTGGTGCGGGACGCGCACCAGTGGGCGGCCTTCGCGGCGTCCGCGCTGGATGTACTGAACGAGGCGGACGACAGCGTGGTGGCGCGGCTTTCGGTGCTTGCGGAGCAAGCGCGGCGCGGCGCTCAGGCCTCGGCACGTCTGTCGGAAATGGCCGGTCAGCTCGAGGCCGCGCGCATCGCCTGCGGTGAGGCCGTGCACCTGGCGGAGCGGCTGGCGGACTCGGTGGAGATCGAGCCCGGGGAGCTGGATCGCATCGAGGCGCGGATGAGCGAGCTGGAATCGCTGCGGCGCAAGCACGGCGTGGAGGTGGACCAGCTCGGGGAGCGCCTGGATGAAATGCGCGCGGAGCTCGCGGGCATCGACGGCGCGGAGGACGCCATCGCGGCGCTCGAAGAGCAGGTGTCGAAGCGGCACGCTGCCGCTCGCAAGCTCGCGCTGATGCTCTCGGAGCGCCGCCGTGCTTCTGCCAAGCGCTTGGCCAAGGCGCTGTGCGTGGAGCTCTCGGAGCTGAGCCTCCCCGGCGCCCGTCTCGAGGCGGTCGTGGAAACGCTGTCGGAGCTGTCGCCCCGCGGGTTGGATGCAGTGGAGCTGTCGTTCTCGGCCAACGTCGGGGAGCCGCTGGCACCGCTCACGCGCGTGGCGTCCGGCGGCGAGCTCAGTCGCGTGCTCTTGGCCATCAAGGGCGTGCTCTCCACGGGGGACAGCGTGGCGACCTACGTGTTCGACGAAGTGGACGCTGGCGTGGGCGGCGCCGTCGCGGAAGCGATTGGGCGGCGCCTCACCAAGGCGGCAGATGGCCACCAGGTGCTGTGCATCACGCACCTCCCGCAGATCGCCGCCTTCGCGGATCGGCATTTCCGCGTGGAAAAGACCACGGAGAACGGCCGCACGCTCACGCGCGTTCGGCGCCTGAGCGAAGAAGAGTCGGTGGAGGAGATCGCGCGCATGCTCGGCGGCGCCACCATCACGGATAGCGCGCGGCGCCACGCGCGGGCGCTCCGGGAGCAGGCGCGCGGTCGCGCCCCGGCGAAGGTCGTGCCGCTGCGGCGCCGCGCGGCAGCGCCGCGCCGGCGTATGAGCGTCTGA
- a CDS encoding TlpA family protein disulfide reductase, with product MRRLFALLPLLAACSSAPPKLPPTAPSPLLEKPLPAFERPTLGGERVATQSYAGRPVVVKFFAEYCKPCQRTLPAAERLHREHPDVAFIGVSEDERESTARGVVQKHGLTFPVVLDRGNVLAGRFRVSEMPVTFVVDRRGFVRWVGSADQTEADFEQAVGAVSSAR from the coding sequence ATGCGTCGCCTCTTCGCTTTGCTCCCGCTCCTTGCAGCATGCAGCTCCGCCCCGCCCAAGCTGCCGCCGACGGCGCCGAGCCCGCTGCTCGAGAAGCCGCTGCCGGCCTTCGAGCGCCCTACCCTCGGTGGTGAGCGCGTCGCCACCCAGAGCTACGCCGGCCGACCCGTGGTGGTGAAGTTCTTCGCCGAGTACTGCAAGCCGTGTCAGCGCACATTGCCGGCCGCCGAGCGTCTGCATCGAGAGCACCCCGACGTGGCGTTCATCGGCGTCTCCGAGGACGAACGCGAGAGCACCGCGCGCGGTGTGGTGCAAAAGCATGGGCTCACGTTCCCCGTCGTGCTCGATCGCGGCAACGTGCTCGCCGGCCGCTTCCGGGTGAGCGAGATGCCCGTCACCTTCGTGGTGGATCGCCGCGGCTTCGTGCGCTGGGTGGGCAGCGCGGATCAGACCGAGGCGGACTTCGAGCAAGCCGTCGGTGCCGTCAGCTCAGCGCGCTGA
- a CDS encoding RND transporter, translated as MAGFWRWIDGMPLGALIFGAIVLGLAPFFPEPHLWEKLKMLAAGTLKRPIDIFDLIMHSAGLVLLGIKLVRMALAS; from the coding sequence ATGGCCGGTTTCTGGCGTTGGATCGACGGCATGCCGCTGGGCGCGCTGATCTTTGGTGCCATCGTGCTCGGGCTCGCGCCGTTCTTCCCGGAGCCCCACCTGTGGGAGAAATTGAAGATGCTGGCGGCGGGCACACTGAAGCGCCCCATCGACATCTTCGATTTGATCATGCACTCCGCCGGCCTGGTGCTGCTGGGCATCAAGCTCGTGCGCATGGCCCTCGCCAGCTGA
- a CDS encoding sporulation protein translates to MSACNLSLEVKRRELRPGEAIDATLVMRADRDVRADAVSVVLGWRTHGKGNRDSDSAETVELGPVELTAGTEHRTPIRLSAPNGPVSYRGTLVNVDWYLTARADVPWALDPKTATELVLLPAPLEEVPGDGYRTPPTLRAQRHVLGTGVPQKSGQQNVAIAGFMFMVCAIFLVSSLQGGGSTLGVLFALTVALVFGWRALKPKVARARTGEVEIGVHPNETRAGGRLQVEVRLRPPRALTLNAVRARLLCQEIAVSGSGTRKTTHSHTVSSQVLELSKRRRVSAGETVALEGSITVPEDAPPSFEAPDNKVRWTVTTELDIEGWPDLEDEQVLTVFPS, encoded by the coding sequence ATGTCCGCCTGTAACCTCAGCCTGGAGGTGAAGCGGCGCGAGCTCCGCCCGGGCGAGGCGATCGACGCCACGCTGGTGATGCGCGCCGACCGCGACGTACGAGCCGACGCCGTGAGCGTGGTGTTGGGCTGGCGCACCCACGGCAAGGGCAACCGCGACAGCGACAGCGCGGAAACGGTGGAGCTCGGCCCCGTGGAGCTGACGGCGGGCACCGAGCACCGGACGCCAATTCGTCTGTCGGCGCCCAACGGGCCGGTGAGCTATCGCGGCACGCTGGTGAACGTGGATTGGTACCTCACGGCACGGGCCGACGTTCCCTGGGCCCTCGATCCCAAGACGGCGACCGAGCTCGTGCTCTTGCCCGCGCCCCTGGAGGAAGTGCCCGGCGACGGCTATCGCACGCCGCCCACCCTCCGCGCCCAACGCCACGTGCTCGGCACTGGCGTTCCGCAGAAGTCTGGCCAACAGAACGTGGCCATCGCCGGCTTCATGTTCATGGTGTGCGCGATCTTCCTGGTGAGCAGCCTGCAGGGGGGCGGTTCCACCCTGGGCGTGCTGTTCGCCCTGACGGTCGCATTGGTGTTCGGCTGGCGCGCGCTGAAGCCCAAGGTGGCGAGGGCGAGAACGGGCGAGGTCGAGATCGGCGTCCACCCGAACGAAACCCGCGCCGGAGGCCGCCTCCAGGTGGAGGTGCGGCTGCGCCCTCCGCGAGCGCTGACGCTGAACGCGGTGCGCGCCCGGCTCCTGTGCCAGGAGATCGCGGTCAGTGGCAGCGGGACTCGGAAGACGACCCACAGCCACACGGTGAGCAGCCAAGTCCTGGAGCTGTCGAAGCGGCGGCGGGTGTCCGCGGGCGAAACCGTGGCCCTGGAAGGGAGCATCACGGTGCCGGAGGACGCGCCGCCCTCCTTCGAAGCGCCCGACAACAAGGTGCGCTGGACCGTGACGACGGAGCTCGACATCGAGGGCTGGCCGGATCTCGAGGACGAGCAAGTGCTGACGGTCTTTCCGAGCTGA
- a CDS encoding FAD:protein FMN transferase, producing the protein MLELETHAMGSTVRVLLESDPLGVLSRVVRWFERWEQIFSRFRPDSELSRLNARGTARVSEELFEVLSRAVAVARESDGLVTPMVLPALLAAGYTKSFELLSDEGEERRVAVADVSSVELDVERRVVKLGAAVDLSGFVKGWAADRAARVLGRSGPVLVDVGGDIAVSGAPFRIAVDHPDGSTISELELAAGGIATSGRDHRTWRGGAAHHLIDPRRGLPADTDVLSATVIAPSAWDAEHAAKRVLLLGTRAGLSWIESRPELAALVVGEQGTSKSSHFPRSSA; encoded by the coding sequence ATGTTGGAGCTCGAGACCCACGCCATGGGCAGCACGGTGCGCGTGCTCTTGGAGTCCGACCCGCTCGGCGTGCTTTCGCGGGTGGTCCGATGGTTCGAGCGGTGGGAGCAGATCTTCAGCCGCTTTCGACCGGACAGTGAGCTCAGCCGCCTGAACGCCCGCGGTACGGCGCGGGTGAGTGAAGAGCTGTTCGAGGTGCTGTCCCGCGCCGTTGCCGTCGCCCGAGAGAGCGACGGGCTGGTCACGCCCATGGTGCTCCCGGCGCTGCTCGCGGCTGGCTACACCAAGAGCTTCGAGCTACTGAGCGACGAGGGCGAAGAGCGGCGCGTGGCCGTCGCCGACGTGTCCAGCGTGGAGCTCGACGTCGAGCGCCGCGTCGTGAAGCTCGGCGCGGCGGTGGATCTCTCGGGCTTCGTCAAGGGCTGGGCGGCGGACCGCGCGGCTCGCGTTCTCGGCCGCTCCGGCCCAGTGCTGGTGGACGTGGGCGGCGACATCGCCGTCAGCGGCGCGCCGTTTCGCATCGCCGTGGACCACCCCGACGGCAGCACGATCAGCGAGCTCGAGCTGGCGGCGGGAGGCATTGCCACGTCGGGACGCGACCACCGCACCTGGCGCGGCGGCGCGGCCCATCACCTGATCGATCCACGCCGCGGACTGCCGGCGGACACGGACGTGCTGAGCGCCACGGTGATCGCGCCGAGCGCCTGGGACGCCGAGCACGCCGCCAAGCGCGTGCTGCTGCTCGGTACCCGCGCGGGGCTCTCTTGGATCGAGAGCCGGCCCGAGCTCGCCGCCCTGGTCGTCGGCGAGCAGGGCACGTCCAAAAGCTCACATTTCCCGAGGAGCTCAGCATGA
- a CDS encoding ferric reductase-like transmembrane domain-containing protein, translating to MTPTREEATRMSAETAVSIALGTGLGVLLAAAVIPSWVPSLRATLSGPEPKAFWYLSRASGVVAFVLLWASMLAGLGMSTRLAREWPGARRAFDLHQHFSLVGLAFSAVHALLLLGDRTVLFGLVDIALPFASPDVAVGLGQLAFYAFIVISVSFWLKRDIGQRAWKLIHRATFLVFAVALAHGLLAGSDALLGLYLAAAGSVTFLTVLRVAAPSTSTRAAH from the coding sequence ATGACCCCCACGCGAGAAGAAGCAACGCGCATGTCCGCCGAAACCGCGGTGTCCATCGCCCTTGGCACTGGGCTCGGGGTTTTGCTGGCGGCCGCCGTCATTCCCTCTTGGGTACCGAGCTTGCGCGCGACGTTGAGCGGTCCCGAGCCCAAGGCGTTTTGGTACCTGTCGCGGGCGAGCGGCGTGGTGGCCTTCGTGCTGCTCTGGGCCAGCATGCTCGCGGGCCTGGGCATGAGCACGCGGCTGGCCCGGGAGTGGCCGGGGGCTCGCCGCGCCTTCGATCTGCACCAACACTTTTCCCTGGTTGGCTTGGCGTTCTCCGCGGTGCACGCGTTGCTGCTCTTGGGCGACCGCACCGTGCTCTTTGGCCTCGTAGACATCGCCCTGCCCTTCGCCTCCCCCGACGTCGCCGTGGGGCTAGGGCAGCTGGCGTTCTACGCGTTCATCGTGATTTCCGTCTCCTTCTGGCTCAAGCGCGACATCGGTCAGCGCGCCTGGAAGCTGATCCACCGCGCGACCTTCTTGGTGTTCGCGGTCGCCCTCGCCCATGGCCTCTTGGCGGGCAGCGACGCCCTCTTGGGCCTGTACCTGGCGGCAGCCGGCAGCGTGACCTTCCTGACCGTGCTGCGCGTGGCGGCCCCCTCCACATCGACGCGTGCCGCCCACTGA
- a CDS encoding CBS domain-containing protein, whose amino-acid sequence MRVETVMTEDPIWVDVSASIGEVIEKLLEADVRHLPVLESGVLVGIVSDRDLRSIAASVLTNPEGAGSGLADPISTIMTMDVLTTTPDSDLKDVADMLIEHRIGAVPVVDPESMKLAGIVSYIDVLRAARASLWG is encoded by the coding sequence ATGCGCGTCGAAACCGTCATGACCGAGGACCCCATTTGGGTCGATGTCTCCGCCAGCATCGGCGAGGTGATCGAGAAGCTGCTCGAAGCCGACGTGCGGCACTTGCCGGTTCTCGAGAGCGGCGTGCTGGTCGGCATCGTGAGCGATCGCGATCTGCGCAGCATCGCCGCGTCGGTGTTGACGAATCCCGAAGGCGCCGGTTCGGGCCTCGCGGATCCGATCAGCACCATCATGACCATGGACGTGCTGACCACCACGCCGGACTCGGATCTGAAAGACGTGGCGGACATGTTGATCGAGCATCGCATCGGAGCCGTGCCCGTCGTGGATCCCGAGAGCATGAAGCTTGCCGGGATCGTGAGCTACATCGACGTGCTGCGCGCAGCGCGCGCGTCGCTGTGGGGCTGA